From one Desulfuromonadales bacterium genomic stretch:
- a CDS encoding helicase C-terminal domain-containing protein, whose product FFTTFHPHPTGGTVKITCCDASAMLEDCYGGYEQVVGFSATLKPFDYYVRLSGLDAAKVRTAEFASPFPKERRKLLIIPQVSTRYSRREGNYARIAEAVQRITTLRRGNYFVFLPSFDFLERVAALFRPPEGFTVLRQERSMKAAAVDAIVEALRSQDVPTIVFAVQGGSFSEGVDYAGETVIGAFVVGPPLPSYDLEREQMREYYQRQYGAGFDYAYVIPAMAKAVQAAGRVIRSETDRGLIVLMDSRFVEPEYARSMPGDWFEAEATELVSDGILRDVNAFWNL is encoded by the coding sequence GTTCTTCACCACTTTCCATCCGCATCCGACCGGCGGCACGGTGAAGATCACCTGCTGCGACGCCTCGGCAATGCTGGAGGATTGCTACGGCGGCTACGAGCAGGTAGTGGGGTTCTCGGCGACGCTGAAGCCCTTCGACTACTACGTGCGGCTCTCCGGCCTGGATGCGGCCAAGGTGCGGACGGCGGAATTCGCCAGTCCCTTCCCGAAGGAGCGGCGCAAGCTGCTGATCATCCCGCAGGTCTCCACCCGGTACAGCAGGCGGGAGGGCAACTACGCGAGGATCGCCGAAGCTGTCCAGCGGATCACGACCCTGCGCCGCGGCAATTATTTTGTCTTCCTGCCGAGCTTCGACTTTCTCGAAAGGGTGGCTGCTCTCTTCCGGCCGCCGGAAGGCTTCACCGTGCTGCGGCAGGAGCGGAGCATGAAAGCGGCTGCCGTCGACGCCATCGTCGAGGCTCTGCGCAGCCAGGACGTGCCGACGATCGTCTTTGCCGTGCAGGGGGGCTCGTTCTCCGAGGGGGTGGACTACGCGGGGGAGACGGTCATCGGCGCCTTCGTGGTCGGCCCGCCGCTGCCCAGCTACGATCTGGAACGGGAGCAGATGCGGGAGTACTACCAGCGGCAGTACGGCGCCGGCTTCGACTATGCCTACGTGATCCCGGCCATGGCCAAGGCGGTCCAGGCGGCCGGCCGGGTGATCCGCTCCGAGACGGACCGCGGACTGATCGTCCTGATGGACAGCCGGTTCGTCGAGCCGGAGTACGCCCGGTCGATGCCGGGCGACTGGTTCGAGGCGGAGGCGACGGAGCTGGTTTCCGACGGCATCCTGAGGGACGTCAACGCTTTCTGGAATTTATAA